The genomic interval AGGCGAGGTTCTGCGCGACGGCCAGAATACGCGTGTCGTTGTCCCCGAGCCGCATGCCGCTCGGTAGCGCGTCGAGGCTCGAGTGGTTGAGCTCGACCCGCACGGTGCCGCCCGCGTCGCCGACCGGCACGGGGAAGTCGAGGCGGAGGTGCCGCCCGCGGAGCTCGTCGAGGATCCGGAGCGCGCGGCGGGCGAAGTATCCGAGCTCGGGATCCTGCCGCTTCTTCTCGAGTTCCATCACGACGACGACGGGCAGCACCACGGAGTGCTCGGCGAAGCGGAACAGGGCCGCCGGGTCGCTCAGCAGGACCGAGGTGTCGAGCACGTAGCAGCGCTGATCCTGGTCCGCCGACGGGCGGTGCGCGTCGCCGGCGCTCGCCTCGGGGGCGTCGGCGGGGTGCGCTGCGGGGGGTGCGGGGTGTTGGAACTCGGCCACGGGTCGCTCCTCTTGCTTGCCACGGCTCCTGCGTGTCACCGAAGCCGAGGCGGCTTCGGCGGCCGGTCGTCCGGGATGCTGCTGCGCCCCGGGGATCGGTCCGCCCATCGGGCACCCTGCCCGATGCCTCACACGCTACGCCGCGATCCGCGAAACCTTTCCCGTGACACGCATCCCGCGCGTGAACTTCTCGTGACGGCCCCGAGAACGCACGGCGTCGTCGGCCTCCGACCCGGGTCGCGGGCGAGCCGAGGGGCGGGTCTCGCGAACGCGGCGCGCGGGGCCTTCCTTCTCCGGTATCCTGTTGGCTGCGATACCACAGTCGGGGGCCGCGTCGCAGCCTCCGGGTAACACTCTGAAGGAGCACCGCTTGCGCACGATCGACTGGGTCGACGGGGCCATCGAACTCATTGATCAGACCCTGCTCCCGCAGACGGTCGAGATGCGACGCGTCACCGAGCTCCCCGAGCTCATCGACGACATCCAGCGCCTCGCCGTGCGCGGGGCGCCGGCGCTGGGCGTCGCGGGCGCGCTCGGCGTCGCCCTCATCACCGCGAGCGTGCGCGCCGAGCTCGGGGACGCCGAGCTCGACGCCGAGGAGGTCCGCCGCCAGGCCGCGCTGCTGCGGGAGGCGCGGCCGACCGCCGTGAACCTCTCCTGGGGGGTGGACCGCGCCCTCGCCAAGCTCCCGGAGGGCGCCGACGCCGTCCTCACCGAGGCGCTCGCCATCCGCGACGAGGACATCGCCGCCTGCATCTCCATGGGGCTGCGCGGCGCCGATCTCACGCGGGAGCTGACCGCGAAGGACCGCGTGCGCGTCATGACCATCTGCAACACCGGCAGCCTCGCCACGGTGGAGCGCGGCACCGCGCTCGGCGCCATCCAGACGCTCCTCGAGCAGGGCGCGCTCGAGGAGGCGTTCCCGCTCGAGACCCGTCCGCTGCTCCAGGGCGCCCGGCTCACGGCGTGGGAGTTGCAGCGCATGGAGGCGCCCTTCCGCCTCCTCATCGACTCGGCCGGGCCGTTCCTCCTCTCGCGGGGCATCGCCGACGCCGTCTTCATCGGCGCCGATCGTATCGCCGCGAACGGCGACACCGCGAACAAGGTGGGATCCTTCTCCCTCGCTCTCGCGGCGCAGCACGCCGGCGTGCCCTTCATCGTGGTCGCCCCCGAGTCGACGATCGACATGTCGACCGCGAGCGGGGCGGACATCGAGATCGAGGACCGGGGCGTCGACGAGGTCGCCGGCTTCGCCGGCGTCCGCACCGCCCCCGCAGGCATCGGCGCCGTGAACCCGGCCTTCGACGTCACCCCGCACGAGCTCATCACAGCTATCGTCACCGAGCGCCGCGTGATCCGCCCCGCCGCGGGCGAGACGCTCGCCGGGGTGCCGTTCGAGGACCTGCGCGCCTAAGCTCATCCCAACCCCGCTGCGCTCCGCAGCATCCCACCCCCGAAAGGACCGGACATGTTCCTCACCAAGCGTCGCGCCCGCGCGGCCCTGATCGCGGGCGCGGCCTCCGCCGCGCTCCTGCTCACCTCCTGCGCGGGCGGCGGCTCCGACGCCGGCGGCTCCGACGCGGCCGCCGACGGCCCGAGCTTCATCTACATCACGAGCGACCCGATCGGTCAGAACGAGTTCCTGAAGTCCGGCAAGGTGGGCATCGACGCCGTCGCGGAGAGCTACGAAGGCACCGCGAAGACCTACGAGTCGAAGGACGACGCGACCCGGCGTTCCAACCTCGAGGCCGCGATCGCCGAGGCCCCGGAGGTCGTCGTGATGCTCGGCTTCCAGTTCGCCGATGTCGCCAAGGAGCTCGCCGAGCAGAACCCGCAGCAGAAGTTCCTGCTCATCGACACCTTCGTCGACGGCGCCCCCGAGAACCTGTACCAGGCCACGTTCCGCGAGCAGGAGCCCTCGTACCTCCTCGGCGTCGAGGCCGGCCTCCTCACCCAGGCCGACAAGGTCGGCTCGGTGCTCTCCGTCGACAACGAGCTGCTCCGCAAGTACTCGGACGGCTTCGCGGAGGGCGCGAAGAGCGTCAACTCCGCCGTCGACACCGTCGAGCCGCAGATCATCGGCGGCGAGAACCCCTTCGCCGACCCCGCACGCGGCAAGGAGCAGGCGCTCGCCTTCGCGTCCACCGGCGTCGACCAGGTGTTCGCCGTGGGCGCCGCCTCCAACGGCGGCATCATCGAGGCCGCGGCCGAGAAGGGCTTCTCGACCTACGGCGTCGACGCGAACCAGTGCGACCTCGCCCCCGGCTCCGTCGTCGACGGCACCGTCAAGGCCGTGAACAAGGTCGTCGAGACCGTCGTCGGCGAGATCATGGACGGCACGAGCTCCGCCGAGGCGACGAGCTCCTTCGGCCTCAAGGAGGAGGGCATGACCGTCGTCAGCCTCACCGAGGACGCCGCCGACTCCGGCTGCACCGTGATGGAGAACGCGGACGTGCTCGCGCAGGTCGAGGAGACCCGCGATGCCATCGTCAGCGGCGAGCTCGAGATCGCCTCGGCGAAGTGACCCGCCGGCCGGGGCGGATCCGCGCGATCCGCCCCGGCTCGTCCCCATCCCCGAATCCGAAGGAGCGAGCATGGCATCGGAAGTCTCCATGCGCGGCATCACGAAGCGCTTCCCCGGCGTGCTCGCCGACGACGACGTCGACTTCGAGGTCGAGACCGGGGAGATCCACGCGCTCATGGGCGAGAACGGCGCAGGCAAGTCGATCCTCATGTCGATCCTCGCGGGGGTGTACCAGCCTGACGCGGGAGAGATCCGCATCCGCGGCGAGCTCCGCAGGATCGCGTCCCCGCTGGACGCCATCGACGCCGGCATCGGCATGGTGTTCCAGTCCTTCAAGCTCTTCCCCTCGCTCACCATCGCCGAGAACGTGGTCTTCCGCAGCGAGCCCACGAGGCGCGGGCTCATCGATCGCCAGGCGGCGAACCGCGAGGTCGCGGCGATCGCCGAGCGCTACGGCCTCCAGATCGACCCGTCGGCGCGCGTCGACAGCGTCCCCGTCGGCGTGCTGCAGCGCGTCGAGATCGTGAAGGCGCTCTACCGCGACGCCCGCGTCCTGATCCTCGACGAGCCCACCGCCGTGCTCACCCCGCAGGAGACCGAGCGCCTCTTCGACGTGCTGCGCGCGCTCAAGGCCGACGGCCGCACCATCATCCTCATCACCCACAAGCTGGGCGAGGTCATGGCCATCTCGGATCGGGTCACCGTGCTGCGCGACGGCCGCAACGTCGCCCAGCTCGTCACCGCCGACAGCTCCCCCGCCGAGATCACCCGGCACATGACCGGTCGCGACGTGGACCTCACGACCCCGCCGCCGGCGCTCGCCCCCGGGGAGACCGCCCTCGAGGTGCGCGGCGTGACCGTCCCGGGATCGGGCGGCCGCGACGCCGTCGCCGACGCCTCCCTCGCCGTGCGCGCCGGCGAGGTCGTCGGCATCGCCGGCGTCGCCGGCAACGGACAGGTGGAGCTCGCGGAGGCGATCATCGGCATGCGTCGCACGAGCGCCGGCAGCATCGCCGTGCGCGGGCGCGAGCTCGGCGCCGCGACCATCGCCCAGCGGCGCGACGGCGGGATCGCCTACATCCCCGAGGACCGCCACGCGGTCGGCAGCGCCGGCACCGCCGACGCGATCGACAACCTCGCGCTCGGCCACCACCGCGCGGCCCCGATCCTACGTCGCGGGCTCCTCTCCCGCTCCGCCATGGCCGAGCACGCGAAGCGCCTCATCGCCCGGTTCGGCGTGAAGATCGCGAGCCCCGCGACGCCCGTCGGCACCCTCTCCGGCGGCAACCTGCAGAAGGTGGTCGTCGCCCGCGAGCTCGACTACGGCTCGCCGGTGCTCATCGCCGAGCAGCCGACCCGCGGCGTCGACATCGGCGCCATCGAGTCGATCCACCGGGAGCTCTGCGAGTACCGCGACGCCGGCGGCGCGCTGCTGCTCATCTCCGCCGAGCTCAGCGAGATCCTCTCGCTCTCCTCGCGGATCCTCGTGATGTTCGAGGGGCGCATCGTCGCCGAGGTGCCGAAGGCGGAGGCCACGGAGGCGCTCCTCGGCCTCTACATGGCGGGGCACGAGCCGGAGGCCCGGCACCGGCCCGCCGGGCTGGTCAGCGCATCCGCGGGAGCCGACCCGGCAGCCGGCGCAGGCGCGGCGCAGGCCGTGCAGAAGGGAAGCGAGCAGTGACCGCAGCGGACACCGGGGCCGGACCCCGCACAGCGATCGCCGGCGTCGGTCGCTGGCTCGCGGGGCCGATCCCCATCTCGATCGTCCTCGCGCTGCTCATCGGCGCGTGCTTCATGCTCGTGGCCGGCGTCGATCCGCTGAGCGGCTACGCCGCGATGCTGCAGGGCTCCTTCGGATCGGGAGCGGGCCTCGCGAACACGATCGCCCGGGCGATCCCCATCATCGGGATCGGCATCGCGATCGCGATCGCCTTCCGCGCCGGCGTGCTGAACCTCGGCACCGAGGGGCAGGCGGGCCTCGGAGCGGTCGCCGGCGGCGTCGTCGCCCTGACGGTGCCGGGCCCCGCGATCCTCGTCATCCCCCTCGCGATCGTCGCCGCCGTCGCCGCGGGCGCCGCGTGGGGGCTCATCGCCGCGCTGCTGCAGAACCTGCTCGGCGTGCCCGTGCTCCTCTCGACGCTGCTGCTGAACTACCCGGCGCGCTACTTCTCCTCCTGGCTCATCCGCTTCAAGCTCGACGACCCCGACTCCGACCTCGTCGCGTCCCGCCCGCTCCCCGAGTCGGGGCAGCTCTCCCTCCTCGTGCCGAAGGACTCCGCCTTCGCCGAGACGCTGCGGGGCGTCTTCGGCCCGACGGGCCCCGTCACCGCGGTGCTCACCGGCGTCAACTGGTCGCTCGTCATCCTCATCGTCGTGGTCGCCGGGGCGATCTTCATGAACCGCCGCACGCGCTTCGGTTTCGAGTCGGGGCTCAGCGGTCAGAACGCGGAGTTCGTGCGCTACAGCGGTGTGCAGCCCGGACCGCTCGTGCTGCGCACGATGGCGCTCTCCGGCGGTCTCGCCGGGCTCTTCGGGCTGCTGCTCACCATCGGCGCCCCGAGCACCAGGCTCATCGAGGGGTACTTCATCCAGACGAACTTCGCGTGGACCGCCCTGCTCGTGACGCTGCTGGCGCTCTACCGGCCCCTCGGCATCGTCGTCGCGGGGCTCTTCTTCGCGGCCATCATGGTCGGCAGCGACGCGATGGGGCGCGAGCTCGGGCTCTCGCCGCAGATCGCCGCCGTGATCCAGGCGCTCGTCATCATCCTGCTCGCGTTCCGGGTCGCGCTCCCCCGCATCCGACGCAGACGCGCGGCGGCCGAGGCGAAGGAGACCGCACGATGAACTTCCTCGAGCTGTTCGACCAGGATCTCATCTCCTCCGTGCTGCGCGCGCTGATCCCGATCCTGCTCGCCGCACTGGGCGGCATGATCGCCGAGCGCGCCGGCATCTTCAACATCGGCCTCGAGGGCATGCTGCTCGTGGGCACCTTCGCCGCGGTCGCCGCGTCCTACTTCGCGCAGAATTGGATCGTCGGGGTCCTCGCCGGGATGCTCGCCGGGATGCTGTTCTCGCTGATCCTCGGCTACGGCGCCGTCTATCGCAAGGGCGACCCGATCGTGCTCGCGATCGCGATGAACATCCTCGCGGTCGGCATGACGAGCTTCCTCCTCGTGGCCATCTTCCAGGTGCAGGGTGTCTTCCAGGACCCCGCGATCGACGGCATCCCCGTGTGGCGGATCCCCGTGCTCGCCGACATCCCCTGGATCGGGCCGCTGTTCGCCCTCACCCCGCTCGGCTACCTCGCGCTGCTGCTCGTGCCGCTGCTGTGGATCGTGCTCTTCCGCACGCCGGTGGGGCTGCGGCTGCGCGGTGTGGGCGAGCGGCCGCTCGCCGCCGCGACGATGGGCGTCGACCCGCAGCGCTACCAGCTCGGCGCGGTACTCGCCTCGGGCGCGCTCGCGGGGCTCGGCGGCGCGCAGCTCGCCCTCGGCAACGTGGTGCAGTTCACCGAGAACATGTCCGCCGGCCGCGGCTGGATCGCCGTCGTCGCCGTGATGCTCGCGCGGGCGCACCCGGTCGGCGTGCTCGGCGCGGCGCTGCTCTTCGGCTTCGCGGACGCGATCGGCTTCCGTCTGCAGTCCTTCGGCCTGCCGCAGCAGCTGACCGATGCCGGTCCGTACGTCGTCACGCTCCTCGTGCTCGTCCTCATGAGCAAGCGCTTCCGCCGCACCCGAGAGGCGGCGCTCGCGTGAGCGGCGGGGCGCCGGCGGGCGGCGGTCAGGCGGGCGGCGCGCCGTCGGGCGGTGCGCCGGTGGGCGGTGCGCCGGTGGGCGGTGCGCCGGTGGGCGGCAGTCAGGCGGGCGGCGGTCACGCGAGCGCCAGTCCGGGCATCGCAGACGCTGAGGCTGCCGCAGGCGCTGAGGCTGTCGCAGACGCGCCGTCCGAGCCGTTGCCGGCGGAGGCGGCGCGCTGGGTCGAGCGCCTCCGCCTCGAGCCTCTCGCGCACGAGGGCGGGCTCTTCCGGCAGATGCACCTCGACGCGCACTCGAGCGCGATCTACTACCTGCTCGCACGACCCGATTTCTCGGCGCTGCACGCGCTCGCGTCGACCGAGGTCTACCACTGGTACGCCGGCTCGCCGCTGCGATTGCTGCTGCTGCACCCCGACGGCCGGGCGGAGGAGCGGCTGCTCGGCCCCGACGCCGACGCGGGGCAGCTGCCGCAGCTCGTCGTGCCGCCCGGGGTGATGCAGGGCTCCTCCCCGGCGGGCGACTGGTCGCTCGTCGGCACGACGATGTCGCCGCCGTTCGACTGGGACGGCTTCGTGCTCGGCGGCGACCGCGCCGCGCTGCAGGAGCGCTACCCGGACGCGGCCGGGCGCATCGCCGAGCTCACGCGCTGACCGCCTGAGACCGGCCTGCGTGCTGACCCGCGCGCTTCCGCCCGAGCGCTCGCGCCCCTCGAGGTGGAGCGCTCCAAGGAACGCGAACCGGGATAATCCGCGCGCTTTAGCCCCGTTCGCGTGAATTCCGAATGGGTCCGGGGCGGTGGGGTCGGCTCGGCGGGGTCAGGGTTCAGGGGCCAGGGGTCGGCTGCGGGCGCGCCGGACCGCTCAGGGGCGGGCCGGCACGCGCCGCGGGGCGAGCTCGCGCTGCCGATCGACGCGGAACTGCCCGCACAGCACGAGGATCACGACGACCGCGGCGATCGCGATCCACCCCGACGCCCCGAGC from Leucobacter allii carries:
- the mtnA gene encoding S-methyl-5-thioribose-1-phosphate isomerase codes for the protein MRTIDWVDGAIELIDQTLLPQTVEMRRVTELPELIDDIQRLAVRGAPALGVAGALGVALITASVRAELGDAELDAEEVRRQAALLREARPTAVNLSWGVDRALAKLPEGADAVLTEALAIRDEDIAACISMGLRGADLTRELTAKDRVRVMTICNTGSLATVERGTALGAIQTLLEQGALEEAFPLETRPLLQGARLTAWELQRMEAPFRLLIDSAGPFLLSRGIADAVFIGADRIAANGDTANKVGSFSLALAAQHAGVPFIVVAPESTIDMSTASGADIEIEDRGVDEVAGFAGVRTAPAGIGAVNPAFDVTPHELITAIVTERRVIRPAAGETLAGVPFEDLRA
- a CDS encoding ABC transporter permease, coding for MTAADTGAGPRTAIAGVGRWLAGPIPISIVLALLIGACFMLVAGVDPLSGYAAMLQGSFGSGAGLANTIARAIPIIGIGIAIAIAFRAGVLNLGTEGQAGLGAVAGGVVALTVPGPAILVIPLAIVAAVAAGAAWGLIAALLQNLLGVPVLLSTLLLNYPARYFSSWLIRFKLDDPDSDLVASRPLPESGQLSLLVPKDSAFAETLRGVFGPTGPVTAVLTGVNWSLVILIVVVAGAIFMNRRTRFGFESGLSGQNAEFVRYSGVQPGPLVLRTMALSGGLAGLFGLLLTIGAPSTRLIEGYFIQTNFAWTALLVTLLALYRPLGIVVAGLFFAAIMVGSDAMGRELGLSPQIAAVIQALVIILLAFRVALPRIRRRRAAAEAKETAR
- a CDS encoding ABC transporter ATP-binding protein, whose product is MASEVSMRGITKRFPGVLADDDVDFEVETGEIHALMGENGAGKSILMSILAGVYQPDAGEIRIRGELRRIASPLDAIDAGIGMVFQSFKLFPSLTIAENVVFRSEPTRRGLIDRQAANREVAAIAERYGLQIDPSARVDSVPVGVLQRVEIVKALYRDARVLILDEPTAVLTPQETERLFDVLRALKADGRTIILITHKLGEVMAISDRVTVLRDGRNVAQLVTADSSPAEITRHMTGRDVDLTTPPPALAPGETALEVRGVTVPGSGGRDAVADASLAVRAGEVVGIAGVAGNGQVELAEAIIGMRRTSAGSIAVRGRELGAATIAQRRDGGIAYIPEDRHAVGSAGTADAIDNLALGHHRAAPILRRGLLSRSAMAEHAKRLIARFGVKIASPATPVGTLSGGNLQKVVVARELDYGSPVLIAEQPTRGVDIGAIESIHRELCEYRDAGGALLLISAELSEILSLSSRILVMFEGRIVAEVPKAEATEALLGLYMAGHEPEARHRPAGLVSASAGADPAAGAGAAQAVQKGSEQ
- a CDS encoding ABC transporter permease, with protein sequence MNFLELFDQDLISSVLRALIPILLAALGGMIAERAGIFNIGLEGMLLVGTFAAVAASYFAQNWIVGVLAGMLAGMLFSLILGYGAVYRKGDPIVLAIAMNILAVGMTSFLLVAIFQVQGVFQDPAIDGIPVWRIPVLADIPWIGPLFALTPLGYLALLLVPLLWIVLFRTPVGLRLRGVGERPLAAATMGVDPQRYQLGAVLASGALAGLGGAQLALGNVVQFTENMSAGRGWIAVVAVMLARAHPVGVLGAALLFGFADAIGFRLQSFGLPQQLTDAGPYVVTLLVLVLMSKRFRRTREAALA
- a CDS encoding cupin domain-containing protein gives rise to the protein MSGGAPAGGGQAGGAPSGGAPVGGAPVGGAPVGGSQAGGGHASASPGIADAEAAAGAEAVADAPSEPLPAEAARWVERLRLEPLAHEGGLFRQMHLDAHSSAIYYLLARPDFSALHALASTEVYHWYAGSPLRLLLLHPDGRAEERLLGPDADAGQLPQLVVPPGVMQGSSPAGDWSLVGTTMSPPFDWDGFVLGGDRAALQERYPDAAGRIAELTR
- a CDS encoding BMP family ABC transporter substrate-binding protein, with the protein product MFLTKRRARAALIAGAASAALLLTSCAGGGSDAGGSDAAADGPSFIYITSDPIGQNEFLKSGKVGIDAVAESYEGTAKTYESKDDATRRSNLEAAIAEAPEVVVMLGFQFADVAKELAEQNPQQKFLLIDTFVDGAPENLYQATFREQEPSYLLGVEAGLLTQADKVGSVLSVDNELLRKYSDGFAEGAKSVNSAVDTVEPQIIGGENPFADPARGKEQALAFASTGVDQVFAVGAASNGGIIEAAAEKGFSTYGVDANQCDLAPGSVVDGTVKAVNKVVETVVGEIMDGTSSAEATSSFGLKEEGMTVVSLTEDAADSGCTVMENADVLAQVEETRDAIVSGELEIASAK